In Kitasatospora sp. NBC_00240, the following are encoded in one genomic region:
- a CDS encoding LuxR C-terminal-related transcriptional regulator, translating to MGESERRSRGAAKAGLPAELTSFVGRRREIAEARSLLSTARAVTLLGPGGIGKTRLALRVADQVRRAFTEGVTFVDLAPLQDADLLAYTVSDALRIASRRPHDPVDVITEFLRDRQTLLVFDNCEHLTDACADLVNIVLRAAPDVRVLATSRQRLGVTGERLWQVPPLTVPDPDRTGRPAAVPESEGLTLFAARAALVSDFVLTEDNWPEVARLCRRMDGLPLAIELAAAGTRVLLPGDILERLDGRVRILASTDRGAPSRHRTLDAVVDGSYGSCSPQERLLWSRVSVFAHGFTLHAAEQVCGDETIPPDTVLHLVTGLVDKSVLTPERHLGEIHYRLLNTLARYGRDRLREAGEEDAVRRRHQRFYAAMSTRFSTEWFGPGQVEQARRMRAEHANLRAALDECLTAPGERQAGLVMATDLIHYWVGCGHITEGRHWLERALALNPEPTPERARALRRLGSLAGRQGDAAAAVPALEECRAIAQRLGDGVLDAEAVAMLGQAAITAGDPEAALPFLREAAESLRRLQHPPEQHLYVPILIALAKLLLGAFDEAAAAAQEAGRLSSRSGDRWYLAAALLDLGYAEFGRNNPAAAAAYAIQAMDIGHDFDDPTTVGLALMCLAGTAMATGDHRRGAVLTGVCHGIWQQAGMSLGVAAVFSPTMKPLEAATSAALGETEFLNAVAYGAGLDLDQVIGFAHGAHSETPERTGPGDSPLTRREQQVAVLVAEGLSNKQIAADLVIAQRTAEGHIEHVLSKLGFTSRTQIAIWVAQNPNTAHHPAARRQRQNFGNQT from the coding sequence ATGGGTGAGTCCGAGCGGCGGAGCCGGGGCGCGGCCAAGGCCGGTCTTCCCGCCGAGCTGACCAGCTTCGTCGGGCGCAGGCGGGAGATCGCCGAGGCGAGGAGCCTGCTGTCCACCGCCCGCGCGGTGACCCTGCTCGGCCCGGGCGGTATCGGCAAGACCCGGCTGGCACTGCGGGTCGCCGACCAGGTTCGTAGGGCGTTCACGGAGGGGGTCACGTTCGTCGACCTCGCGCCGCTCCAGGACGCGGACCTGCTCGCCTACACGGTCAGCGATGCGCTGAGAATCGCGAGCCGTCGTCCGCACGACCCGGTGGACGTCATCACGGAGTTCCTGCGGGACCGGCAGACGCTGCTGGTGTTCGACAACTGCGAACACCTGACGGACGCCTGCGCGGATCTGGTCAACATCGTGCTCCGCGCCGCCCCCGACGTGCGGGTGCTGGCCACGAGCCGGCAGCGCCTCGGGGTCACGGGGGAACGCCTGTGGCAGGTGCCGCCGCTGACCGTACCGGATCCGGACCGAACCGGTCGGCCCGCCGCCGTCCCTGAGTCCGAAGGGCTGACCCTGTTCGCCGCGCGGGCCGCGTTGGTGAGCGACTTCGTCCTCACCGAGGACAACTGGCCCGAGGTGGCGCGGCTGTGCCGCAGGATGGACGGCCTGCCGCTGGCGATCGAACTGGCCGCGGCAGGCACCAGGGTCCTGCTCCCCGGCGACATCCTGGAGCGGCTCGACGGCAGGGTCCGCATCCTCGCCTCCACCGACCGTGGTGCACCCTCCCGCCACCGCACCCTGGACGCGGTCGTGGACGGGAGCTACGGATCGTGCTCACCGCAGGAGCGGCTCCTGTGGTCCCGCGTTTCCGTCTTCGCCCACGGCTTCACCCTGCACGCCGCCGAGCAGGTCTGCGGTGACGAGACCATTCCCCCCGACACCGTCCTCCACCTGGTCACCGGCCTGGTCGACAAGTCCGTCCTGACCCCCGAACGGCACCTCGGCGAAATCCACTACCGCCTCCTGAACACCCTCGCCCGCTACGGCCGGGACCGGCTCCGCGAAGCCGGTGAGGAGGACGCCGTCCGCCGGCGCCACCAGCGCTTCTACGCCGCCATGTCCACACGGTTCTCCACCGAGTGGTTCGGCCCCGGGCAGGTCGAGCAGGCCCGGCGGATGCGGGCGGAGCACGCCAACCTCCGAGCCGCACTCGACGAGTGCCTCACGGCCCCCGGGGAGCGCCAGGCCGGTTTGGTCATGGCCACCGACCTCATCCACTACTGGGTGGGGTGCGGGCACATCACCGAGGGCCGGCACTGGCTCGAGCGGGCACTCGCCCTCAACCCCGAACCCACCCCGGAACGGGCAAGGGCGCTGCGCCGGCTCGGCTCGCTCGCCGGGAGACAGGGCGACGCCGCCGCGGCCGTCCCGGCGCTGGAGGAGTGCCGGGCCATCGCCCAGCGACTGGGCGACGGTGTCCTGGACGCGGAGGCCGTGGCCATGCTCGGGCAGGCCGCCATCACCGCGGGAGACCCCGAAGCGGCTCTTCCCTTCCTGCGGGAGGCGGCCGAGAGCCTGCGCCGGCTGCAGCACCCACCGGAGCAGCACCTCTACGTCCCCATCCTCATCGCCCTGGCGAAGCTCCTGCTCGGCGCATTCGACGAGGCGGCCGCCGCGGCCCAGGAGGCCGGCCGGCTCAGCAGTCGGTCCGGCGACCGCTGGTACCTGGCCGCCGCCCTCCTCGACTTGGGATACGCCGAGTTCGGCCGGAACAACCCGGCTGCGGCCGCCGCGTACGCCATACAGGCCATGGACATCGGGCATGACTTCGACGACCCCACGACCGTCGGTCTGGCGCTGATGTGCCTGGCCGGTACCGCGATGGCGACCGGAGATCACCGACGCGGCGCCGTGCTCACGGGGGTTTGCCATGGCATCTGGCAGCAGGCCGGCATGTCCCTCGGCGTCGCGGCCGTCTTCAGCCCGACGATGAAGCCACTCGAAGCTGCGACCAGTGCGGCACTCGGCGAAACCGAATTCCTGAACGCGGTGGCCTACGGCGCCGGGCTCGACCTCGACCAGGTCATCGGGTTCGCGCACGGCGCCCACAGTGAGACCCCGGAGCGGACCGGCCCGGGTGACAGTCCGCTGACCAGACGCGAACAGCAGGTGGCGGTCCTCGTGGCCGAGGGCTTGTCGAACAAGCAGATAGCGGCCGACCTGGTCATCGCCCAGCGCACCGCCGAAGGCCACATCGAGCACGTCCTCAGCAAGCTCGGTTTCACCTCCCGCACCCAGATCGCCATCTGGGTCGCCCAGAACCCCAACACCGCGCACCATCCGGCCGCGAGAAGACAGCGGCAGAACTTCGGCAATCAGACCTGA
- a CDS encoding DeoR/GlpR family DNA-binding transcription regulator yields MGAHERWTQLLEVLGEAGHLSVTEASERLGVSAATVRRDMDELARQQMLTRTRGGAVLSSVSYDLPLRYKTARRANEKHRIAEAAAALVPAGGIVGLNGGTTTSEVARALATRADLNDNGPGGSLTVVTNAINIANELAVRPQIKVVVTGGVARPNSYELTGPLATHVLQSLALDVAVLGVNAVDAHFGAATHDEGEADVNRAIAERAEKIIIVADSSKLGRRAFAQVCQMTSGSVLVTDKDADHDLVQQFASQGIEVVQV; encoded by the coding sequence ATGGGCGCGCACGAGCGGTGGACTCAGCTGCTGGAGGTACTCGGCGAGGCCGGCCACCTGTCGGTGACGGAGGCGTCCGAGAGGCTCGGCGTCTCCGCGGCGACGGTCCGGCGTGACATGGACGAGCTGGCCCGCCAGCAGATGCTGACCAGGACCCGCGGCGGGGCCGTACTGAGCTCGGTCTCCTACGACCTTCCCCTGCGCTACAAGACCGCACGCCGGGCCAACGAGAAACACCGTATCGCCGAGGCGGCCGCCGCCCTCGTACCGGCCGGTGGGATCGTCGGCCTCAACGGCGGCACCACCACCTCCGAGGTCGCCCGCGCACTGGCAACCCGGGCCGACCTCAACGACAACGGCCCCGGCGGGTCCCTCACCGTCGTCACCAACGCCATCAACATCGCCAACGAACTCGCCGTACGACCGCAGATCAAAGTCGTCGTCACCGGCGGCGTCGCCCGTCCCAACTCCTACGAACTCACAGGCCCGTTGGCAACCCACGTCCTCCAGTCCCTCGCCCTGGACGTGGCCGTCCTCGGCGTCAACGCCGTCGACGCCCACTTCGGCGCCGCCACCCACGACGAAGGCGAGGCCGACGTCAACCGCGCCATCGCCGAACGCGCCGAAAAGATCATCATCGTCGCGGATTCCAGCAAGCTCGGACGACGGGCCTTCGCCCAGGTCTGCCAGATGACCAGCGGATCAGTCCTGGTCACCGATAAGGACGCCGACCACGACCTGGTCCAGCAGTTCGCCAGCCAGGGCATCGAGGTCGTCCAGGTCTGA
- a CDS encoding ricin-type beta-trefoil lectin domain protein, whose protein sequence is MIPPAHRPRKAATLLLSVTLIMTGAVLNAAPVFANDGVSQSVANYSTAATPQGPIAALPPMGFNNWARTECRPQAPLDGSAQLNYSFQQYMKDNAKGLSDAGLIANGYKTITVDDCWMYRNSSGYLHGGLNWGGKTDVRDTTKQPGFDYELTAYGDYLHSLGAKFGIYETSGTHTCTTITPTAPNLPNGSEYHEQADANSFVFWGVDALKYDNCGNEEGHYVTAPRMAGALKTAVTNKNNSGTARPNVMFNISAPAGYGNSSTKSALMNMVRSNGQLWRVGPDIFNDRDNGATDPWNQPLGVQSSYNFGAYQSFDAVQELARYQGPGNWNDADLLLIGDNGMTTAEERSQMSLFSAMAAPLVISTDARKFSPSYIAAHPAEAAHLNASIDILKNPEVIAVDQDTLGAGGQRISGGAANTDGTPAASSGIDVVVKPLADGGKAVVVLNKGAASANYTLDLNAIGFNTTGGSYTVRDLWAHTTSTSAGTVALTVASHDSAMLKITPPTGSTSTPRGQITASRNSWGKAALCLENYQSRTTNTAIDLASCGGASNQQWQMNSDGSVKLLQTGASNLCLTAQATTTTGVVNGASGQWAGVATCGSAPGYQTWTYNRDGNLKLAGTTKCLDVYGTTTTTPGTPVDLWTCGAAPDNIQANQTWAAPFNTPPTP, encoded by the coding sequence GTGATCCCTCCCGCACACCGCCCGCGCAAGGCAGCGACCCTGCTGCTGAGCGTCACCCTCATCATGACCGGCGCGGTCCTGAACGCCGCCCCGGTGTTCGCGAACGACGGCGTCTCGCAGTCCGTCGCCAACTACTCGACCGCAGCCACCCCGCAGGGCCCGATCGCCGCCCTGCCGCCCATGGGCTTCAACAACTGGGCCCGTACCGAGTGCCGGCCCCAGGCCCCGCTCGACGGCTCCGCACAGCTCAACTACTCGTTCCAGCAGTACATGAAGGACAACGCCAAGGGCCTGTCCGACGCCGGGCTGATCGCCAACGGCTACAAGACCATCACCGTCGACGACTGCTGGATGTACCGCAACAGCTCCGGCTACCTGCACGGCGGCCTGAACTGGGGCGGCAAGACCGACGTCCGCGACACCACCAAGCAGCCGGGCTTCGACTACGAGCTGACCGCGTACGGGGACTACCTGCACAGCCTGGGGGCCAAGTTCGGCATCTACGAGACCTCCGGCACCCACACCTGTACCACCATCACACCGACCGCGCCCAACCTGCCCAACGGCAGCGAGTACCACGAGCAGGCCGACGCCAACTCCTTCGTCTTCTGGGGCGTCGACGCGCTCAAGTACGACAACTGCGGCAACGAGGAGGGCCACTACGTCACCGCCCCGAGGATGGCGGGCGCCCTCAAGACCGCGGTCACCAACAAGAACAACAGCGGCACCGCCAGGCCGAACGTCATGTTCAACATCTCCGCCCCGGCCGGGTACGGCAACAGTTCGACCAAGTCCGCCCTCATGAACATGGTCCGTTCGAACGGCCAGCTCTGGCGCGTCGGGCCGGACATCTTCAACGACCGGGACAACGGCGCCACCGACCCGTGGAACCAGCCGCTCGGCGTGCAGTCCTCGTACAACTTCGGCGCCTACCAGAGCTTCGACGCCGTTCAGGAGCTCGCCCGCTACCAGGGGCCGGGCAACTGGAACGACGCCGACCTGCTGCTGATCGGCGACAACGGCATGACCACCGCCGAGGAGCGCAGCCAGATGTCGCTGTTCTCCGCGATGGCGGCCCCCCTGGTGATCTCCACCGACGCCCGCAAGTTCTCCCCGTCCTACATCGCCGCCCATCCGGCGGAGGCGGCCCACCTCAACGCCTCGATCGACATCCTCAAGAACCCCGAGGTCATCGCGGTCGACCAGGACACCCTCGGCGCCGGCGGCCAGCGGATTTCCGGCGGCGCAGCCAACACGGACGGCACCCCCGCCGCGAGCAGCGGCATCGACGTCGTGGTCAAGCCGCTCGCCGACGGCGGCAAGGCCGTGGTCGTCCTCAACAAGGGCGCCGCGTCCGCCAACTACACCCTCGACCTGAACGCCATCGGCTTCAACACCACCGGCGGCAGCTACACCGTCCGCGACCTGTGGGCACACACCACCAGCACGTCGGCCGGAACGGTGGCGCTCACCGTCGCCTCGCACGACAGCGCCATGCTGAAGATCACCCCGCCCACCGGCAGCACCTCCACCCCGCGCGGCCAGATCACCGCCTCCCGCAACAGCTGGGGCAAGGCCGCGCTCTGCCTTGAGAACTACCAGTCCCGCACCACCAACACCGCCATCGACCTCGCCTCCTGCGGCGGTGCCTCCAACCAGCAGTGGCAGATGAACAGCGACGGCTCCGTCAAGCTGCTCCAGACCGGGGCCTCCAACCTCTGCCTGACCGCGCAGGCCACCACGACCACCGGGGTGGTCAACGGCGCATCGGGCCAGTGGGCCGGTGTGGCGACCTGCGGCTCCGCCCCCGGCTACCAGACCTGGACCTACAACCGCGACGGCAACCTGAAGCTCGCCGGCACCACCAAGTGCCTGGACGTCTACGGCACCACAACGACGACCCCGGGCACGCCCGTCGACCTCTGGACCTGCGGCGCCGCACCCGACAACATCCAGGCCAACCAGACCTGGGCCGCCCCCTTCAACACCCCGCCGACCCCCTGA
- a CDS encoding IS256 family transposase produces MALSQSDLLRLLESLRSADGLELVRGVAERMLQELIEAEATARIGAQWNEHTDTRTAFRNGHRDKTVTTAAGDLDLAIPKLRAGSFFPALLERRRRIDQALYAVIMEAYVHGVSTRSVDDLVKALGADTGISKSEVSRICADLDGQLTAFRSRPLDHVRFPYVYLDATYCKARVEHQIVSRAVVVATGITEDGGREVLGVMVGDSETEAFWTEFLRSLRQRGLVGVRLVIGDHHLGLVKAIRKVMIGAAYQRCRVHFLRNVFSAINKEAAEMVAATIRTIFAQPTAEAVRTQLDTVAGMLGTQFPKVKAMLLEAKDDLTAFAPFPERHWKKIQSTNPLERINREIKRRTDVVQVFPNDNVLLRLVTAVLFELHDEWIAFPRRYLPEGSMDQLYPAKLPESAPALPNTTNTPTE; encoded by the coding sequence GTGGCCCTGTCCCAGTCTGACCTACTACGCCTGTTGGAGTCACTACGTTCGGCAGACGGGCTCGAACTCGTCCGCGGGGTGGCCGAGCGGATGCTCCAGGAGCTGATCGAGGCCGAGGCCACCGCGAGGATCGGCGCCCAGTGGAACGAGCACACCGACACCCGCACCGCGTTTCGCAACGGGCACCGCGACAAGACAGTGACCACCGCGGCCGGCGACCTGGATCTGGCGATTCCCAAGCTGCGGGCGGGCAGCTTCTTCCCGGCGCTGCTGGAGCGGCGCCGCCGCATCGACCAGGCACTCTACGCGGTCATCATGGAGGCCTACGTCCACGGCGTGTCCACCCGCTCCGTCGACGACCTGGTCAAGGCCCTGGGCGCTGACACCGGCATCTCCAAGAGCGAGGTCTCCAGGATCTGCGCCGACCTGGACGGTCAGCTGACCGCCTTCCGCAGCCGACCCCTGGACCACGTCCGCTTCCCCTACGTCTACCTGGACGCGACCTACTGCAAGGCCAGGGTCGAGCACCAGATCGTCTCCCGGGCCGTGGTCGTGGCCACCGGAATCACCGAAGACGGCGGCCGCGAGGTGCTGGGAGTGATGGTCGGCGACAGCGAGACCGAGGCGTTCTGGACGGAGTTCCTCCGCTCCCTGCGTCAACGCGGCCTCGTCGGGGTCCGACTCGTGATCGGCGACCACCACCTGGGGCTGGTCAAGGCCATCCGCAAGGTCATGATCGGCGCCGCCTACCAACGATGCAGGGTCCACTTCCTGCGCAACGTGTTCAGCGCGATCAACAAGGAGGCGGCCGAGATGGTCGCCGCGACGATCCGCACGATCTTCGCCCAGCCCACGGCCGAGGCGGTCCGCACCCAGCTCGACACCGTCGCCGGCATGCTCGGCACGCAGTTCCCGAAGGTCAAGGCGATGCTGCTGGAAGCAAAAGACGACCTGACCGCCTTCGCACCCTTCCCGGAACGACATTGGAAGAAGATCCAGTCCACCAACCCGCTGGAACGGATCAACCGCGAGATCAAACGCCGAACCGACGTCGTCCAGGTCTTCCCGAACGACAACGTGCTCCTGCGACTGGTCACCGCCGTGCTCTTCGAACTCCACGACGAGTGGATCGCCTTCCCCCGCCGCTACCTGCCCGAAGGCAGCATGGACCAGCTCTACCCGGCCAAGCTCCCCGAAAGCGCCCCCGCACTACCCAACACCACCAACACGCCCACCGAATGA
- a CDS encoding sigma-70 family RNA polymerase sigma factor, whose translation MSMGHPDDGQQSLAALVVAAQGGDRAAMQDLLGSCLPMAYAIVERGLTGQADIDDVVQETMLRAIRDIRALRDPERFKGWLSAIALHQVDDRRQQQRRASERTVMIDEAAVRTSGAGAGFTKLSALKLDLSEQRRRTVEAARWLDPVNQDLLSLWWLEVIGEMSRCDVAAALGLSPAHAAVRIQRMHAQLQISRTLVEALNARPRCAGLQATITAWDNVPCPLWRKRAARHLRRCAACGGLSDRLVRTERLLADFMLVGVPAGLLAALADRQVVPTGLATGYGPSAVPPSPQPMTPSELSVSTSFPTGRDSSATAAETSHTVHQDRTIKVTYASPSRRRGKTLRNVVLAASATCAIAGLTVVAGRSMTGQESRASDRVSTSAADGQGVPGSTQTPAEARSATSGPATPPPVSAPSVLPSPGVAEAGNMSSGAPSLKPTSSGSASRANGSGSGEPAAPPNAALLTPLEQRIVDLTNDARDKAGCKSRLKADSTLVLIARDHVNEEVAKQYFGHTSPSGETVGDRAKRLGSTGSVGENLAAGSNSPDATFQGWYSEGPSGGHYRNIVNCDYTRIGVGYNGGGIKPYAGGAWSELFS comes from the coding sequence ATGTCGATGGGCCACCCGGACGACGGGCAGCAGTCGCTGGCTGCCCTGGTCGTCGCAGCTCAAGGAGGAGACCGGGCTGCTATGCAGGACCTGTTGGGCTCCTGCCTGCCGATGGCGTACGCAATTGTCGAGCGAGGTCTCACCGGGCAGGCCGATATCGACGATGTCGTACAGGAGACAATGCTTCGTGCGATAAGAGACATACGGGCGCTTCGCGACCCGGAGCGTTTCAAGGGCTGGTTGTCGGCCATTGCCCTCCATCAGGTCGACGACCGCCGGCAGCAGCAGCGCAGGGCCTCCGAACGCACAGTGATGATCGATGAGGCTGCCGTCCGGACCAGCGGCGCAGGGGCGGGCTTCACCAAGCTGTCGGCCCTGAAGCTGGATCTGTCGGAACAACGCCGCCGCACCGTCGAGGCCGCCCGCTGGCTCGACCCCGTCAACCAGGACCTGTTGTCACTGTGGTGGCTGGAGGTCATCGGTGAGATGAGCCGCTGCGACGTCGCCGCCGCTCTCGGTCTGTCACCCGCACATGCAGCAGTCCGCATCCAGCGTATGCACGCGCAGCTGCAGATCTCGCGCACCCTGGTGGAGGCGTTGAACGCCCGGCCCAGGTGTGCGGGACTGCAGGCCACCATCACCGCCTGGGACAACGTGCCCTGCCCCTTGTGGCGCAAGCGCGCCGCGCGACATCTGCGCCGCTGCGCCGCCTGCGGGGGTCTTTCGGACCGCCTCGTGCGTACCGAACGGCTGTTGGCCGACTTCATGCTTGTCGGCGTTCCAGCCGGGTTGCTCGCGGCCCTGGCCGACAGGCAGGTGGTTCCGACGGGCCTCGCCACGGGGTACGGCCCGTCTGCGGTCCCGCCCTCACCACAGCCAATGACGCCTTCCGAACTCTCCGTATCGACGTCCTTCCCCACCGGACGCGACTCCTCCGCCACAGCGGCGGAAACCTCCCACACCGTTCATCAGGACAGGACCATCAAGGTGACATACGCGTCCCCCTCCCGCCGTCGTGGCAAGACCCTTCGCAACGTGGTGTTGGCAGCCTCTGCCACCTGCGCGATCGCAGGGCTGACCGTGGTTGCGGGCAGAAGCATGACCGGCCAGGAGAGCAGGGCTTCGGACAGAGTCAGCACTTCTGCCGCAGACGGGCAGGGCGTCCCCGGGTCCACGCAAACGCCGGCAGAGGCTCGGTCGGCCACGTCCGGGCCGGCCACGCCTCCGCCGGTTTCGGCGCCGTCCGTCCTTCCTTCCCCGGGAGTCGCGGAGGCAGGGAACATGTCGAGTGGTGCACCGTCCCTGAAGCCGACGTCCTCGGGTTCAGCGTCGCGCGCCAACGGTAGTGGCAGCGGCGAACCCGCCGCCCCTCCGAACGCCGCTCTCCTGACACCGCTGGAGCAACGGATCGTGGACCTCACGAACGACGCTCGGGACAAGGCCGGCTGCAAGAGCCGTCTGAAGGCCGACAGCACCTTGGTACTGATAGCTCGCGATCACGTGAACGAAGAGGTGGCCAAGCAGTATTTCGGCCACACCTCTCCTTCCGGCGAAACGGTCGGCGACCGTGCCAAGAGGCTCGGTTCCACCGGGTCGGTCGGTGAAAACCTGGCGGCCGGTTCCAACTCACCGGACGCCACGTTCCAGGGCTGGTACTCGGAAGGACCGAGTGGCGGTCACTACCGGAACATCGTCAACTGCGATTACACGCGGATCGGTGTCGGATACAACGGCGGTGGCATCAAGCCGTACGCCGGCGGAGCCTGGTCCGAGCTGTTCTCCTGA
- a CDS encoding NPCBM/NEW2 domain-containing protein: MTNPRSTVRRRLAATASAVLVATSALVATSALQVMSAPPAAALDNHLGRTPQMGWNSWNKFRCAVTATDIKNAADAIVAKGLDKAGYKYVNIDDCWQAATRAADGTLQPNPTTFPSDPAYPGVNPIKLLADYMHGKGLKLGIYATPGTKTCANIWDNYPGANGSKDHEAQDAQTFASWGVDYLKYDWCRADQDNVDAQTAFTKMRDALKDATAAVVASGKPERPIFYSIHREPQQPVESWRPAVANSWRTTPDISDNWSTMIDRAHANQPLAAFARPGAWNDPDMLEVGNGGMNPAEYRTHMSLWAAMAAPLLMGNDLTTADSTTLGILGNTDVIAVDQDSLGRQGTVVSNTNGLVVMTKPLADGSRAVTLTNEGTAAATISTTAQAVGLGGATGYQLRDLWSKVVTSTTAAISASVASHDTVMFKVTPNSPVPPATGLNQLSELPWSTSAGGWGPVERNLSNGEQAAGDGSTMAIGGTSYTKGLGTHANSDITYYLGSACASLTATVGIDDEVGNRGKVTFQVLRDGVKVADSGPVTGTDAPKPLQADLTGGQQVTLRVTDGGDGTSYDHADWADAKISCGHGPAAGANAVSDLTWTSATNGYGPVERDTSNGGSGAGDGQPMKIGNTGYTKGLGTHANSDITYYLGGTCTSLTTTVGIDDEVGNNGSVVFQVLRDGVKIADSGTLTGTDAPKALQADLTDGQELTLHVTDNGNGNSNDHADWAQPVITCP, from the coding sequence ATGACCAACCCCCGCTCCACCGTCCGGCGGCGCCTGGCCGCCACCGCCTCCGCCGTCCTCGTGGCCACCAGTGCGCTCGTGGCCACCTCCGCCCTCCAGGTCATGTCCGCCCCGCCCGCGGCCGCGCTCGACAACCACCTCGGGCGTACCCCGCAGATGGGGTGGAACAGCTGGAACAAGTTCCGCTGTGCCGTCACGGCTACCGACATCAAGAATGCCGCGGATGCCATCGTCGCCAAGGGCCTGGACAAGGCCGGCTACAAGTACGTCAACATCGACGACTGCTGGCAGGCCGCGACCCGCGCAGCGGACGGCACCCTGCAGCCCAATCCGACGACGTTCCCCTCTGACCCCGCGTACCCCGGCGTCAACCCGATCAAGCTGCTCGCCGACTACATGCACGGCAAGGGCCTCAAGCTCGGCATCTACGCCACACCGGGCACCAAGACCTGTGCCAACATCTGGGACAACTATCCGGGCGCGAACGGCAGCAAGGACCACGAGGCGCAAGACGCGCAGACCTTCGCCTCCTGGGGCGTCGACTACCTCAAGTACGACTGGTGCCGTGCCGATCAGGACAATGTCGACGCCCAGACGGCGTTCACGAAGATGCGCGACGCCCTGAAGGACGCGACCGCGGCCGTCGTGGCCTCGGGCAAGCCCGAACGGCCGATCTTCTACAGTATCCACCGCGAGCCCCAGCAGCCCGTCGAATCCTGGCGTCCGGCCGTCGCCAACTCCTGGCGCACCACCCCCGACATCAGCGACAACTGGTCCACCATGATCGACAGGGCGCACGCGAATCAGCCCCTCGCCGCCTTCGCCCGGCCCGGCGCATGGAACGACCCCGACATGCTGGAGGTCGGCAACGGCGGCATGAACCCCGCCGAGTACCGCACCCACATGAGCCTGTGGGCCGCGATGGCCGCCCCCCTTCTGATGGGCAACGACCTCACCACCGCCGACAGCACCACCCTCGGCATCCTGGGGAACACCGACGTCATCGCCGTCGACCAGGACTCCCTCGGCCGCCAGGGCACCGTCGTGTCCAACACCAACGGCCTGGTCGTCATGACCAAGCCCCTCGCCGACGGCTCCCGCGCGGTCACCCTCACCAACGAGGGCACCGCCGCGGCGACGATCTCCACCACCGCGCAGGCGGTCGGTCTCGGCGGCGCGACCGGCTACCAGCTCAGGGACCTGTGGTCCAAGGTCGTCACCTCGACCACCGCAGCCATCAGCGCCAGCGTCGCCTCGCACGACACCGTGATGTTCAAGGTCACACCCAACAGCCCGGTGCCGCCCGCCACCGGCCTCAACCAGCTCTCCGAACTCCCCTGGTCGACCTCGGCCGGCGGCTGGGGCCCGGTGGAACGCAACCTCAGCAACGGCGAGCAGGCCGCCGGCGACGGCAGCACCATGGCCATCGGCGGCACCAGCTACACCAAGGGCCTCGGCACCCACGCGAACTCCGACATCACCTACTACCTCGGCAGCGCCTGCGCCTCCCTGACCGCCACCGTCGGCATCGACGACGAGGTCGGCAACAGGGGCAAGGTGACGTTCCAGGTCCTGCGTGACGGCGTCAAGGTCGCCGACAGCGGCCCGGTCACCGGTACCGACGCACCCAAGCCACTGCAGGCCGACCTCACCGGCGGCCAGCAGGTCACCCTGCGGGTCACCGACGGCGGCGACGGCACCTCCTACGACCACGCCGACTGGGCCGACGCCAAGATCTCCTGCGGTCACGGCCCGGCCGCCGGCGCCAACGCCGTCTCCGACCTGACCTGGACCTCCGCGACCAACGGCTACGGCCCGGTCGAGCGTGACACCAGCAACGGCGGATCGGGCGCGGGCGACGGCCAGCCGATGAAGATCGGCAACACCGGCTACACCAAGGGCCTCGGCACCCACGCCAACTCCGACATCACCTACTACCTCGGCGGCACCTGCACCTCCCTGACCACCACCGTCGGCATCGACGACGAGGTCGGAAACAACGGCTCCGTCGTCTTCCAGGTCCTGCGCGACGGCGTCAAGATCGCCGACAGCGGCACCCTCACCGGCACCGACGCACCCAAGGCCCTGCAGGCCGACCTCACCGACGGCCAGGAACTCACCCTGCACGTCACCGACAACGGCAACGGCAACTCCAACGACCACGCCGACTGGGCACAGCCCGTCATCACCTGCCCCTGA